The region CGGAGATCCCCAGGACCCTCAACGGCAAGAAGTGCGAGGTCCCGGTCAAGAAGATCCTGGCCGGCACCCCACCCGACCAGGCCGTGAGCCGAGACGCCCTGCGCAACCCCGACGCCCTGACCCCGTTCCTGACCCTGGCCACGACGTGATCCCGGATTCGCACCGAGACCTACGCCACAAGACGCCCTCCTGAACCCCCGATGAACACCCTCCACACCCCGTCTGACCAGCGCGGACGGGGGTGGGAGGGGGGCGTTTTGCCACGCCGGCACCGACCTGTGTAACCTATGCGTCGTAGCCGAGGGCTCCGGGAGGCTTCGCCTAGTCTGGTCTATGGCGCCGCACTGCTAATGCGGTTTGGGTTCACCCCCATCCCGGGTTCAAATCCCGGAGCCTCCGCAACACCCGGCTTCGGCCAGGTGACAACTGAAAATCGATGCGCTCGTAGCTCAACGGATAGAGCATCTGACTACGGATCAGAAGGTTGCAGGTTCGAATCCTGCCGAGCGCGCAGGGGAGGGGCGGTGCCAGTCGGCACCGCCCCTCTGGGTTTCAAATCGGGTCTCACTTGTACCTGTTCCGGCCTGGTTCACGACCTCGGCAAGGCAAGCCCGGCATGGCAAAGTCAGGCGGGTACCACCACCCCGGCCGCACCTCCTTCGGCATCGTCCGGGAACACCTCGGCCAGCCGTTCCCGCCAACGCGGCGGCAACATCTCGGCCAGGTGCCGGATCGCGACCCGGTGCTCTGCGGTGAGGTCCGAGCTGTCTTCTTCCTCTGCCGCCCACAGCAGCCTGCCCACCTGGTCGGCGATTCCCCGGCGGATCGCGTCCGGGACGTGGATGTACCGGCCTGCCATCTGCGACGCGGAACCCGGTGACCAGCCCATCACGTCGGCAATCGCCCGGAGCGGCACGTTCAGTACCAGCAACATGGTGGCGGCAGTGTGGCGCGCGTCGTGCAGGCGGGCGTCACGGACGTTCGCCGCTTCCAGCAGTGATTTCCACTCGTCATGGTCGGCACGCGGATCGAGCGGTTTCCCGGTCGGCTGCGTGAACATCCAACCGCCCGCCTGCCACAGGTCGCCGGCGGCAATGCGATCGTCGTCCTGTTCCTCGTCGTGCGTGCGCAGCCAGTCCAACAGCGATTCCGGCACGTTGACCACGCGGCGACCGGCGCGTGACTTCACCTCGGTCACCACCAGACCGCCCTCCCGCCGGTCAGGACAATTACGGGCGTGCCCGACACAGTCCGAGGTGCACGGCGGCGGGCAGCTGCGGGAGTGCCGGTTGCAGTTCTTCGGGCACGGCGTGACCTTGTGGTGCTTCGTCGCGCATTTCGCCGCGTCTGCGCACCCGTGCCGCCAGGTGTGGCGCTGCAACGCGCGACGGATCGTCAACATGCCGGTACTCGTGTCGAGATCGGTCCACTTCAGCCCGAGTGCTTCTCCGCGTCGCAGGCCCAGCGCAACGGCGAACCGAACACCGTTGCGGCGTTGTAAATGAGGGCAGGTTCAGACGGTCGTAGCATGTGATCTTGGGTTCGGTGGGGAAGGATCGCCCGCCGTGCGTCGGATGTTGACGTTGGCCGATCGGGAGGAGATCTCCCGTGGACTGGCCGAGTCGTTGGAATATAAGGAGATCGCGGTTCGGATCGGTCGTGACGCCTCGGTCGTGTCGCGGGACGTGGCCCGACACGGCGGTCGCGACGGGTACCGGGCGGTGATGGCCGACCGGGCCGCGGAAACCGCCCGGTCGAGGCCGAAGTCTCTGGCGGTGGACCGCGATCCGGTGCTGCGGATGCGGGTGGCGGGGCTGTTGCGGGCGGGTTGGTCACCGGCGTCGATCGCGGGCCGGTTGGCACGGGGCGAGGACGGCGAGGACGCTGTGCGGGTGAGCCACGAGGCCGTCTACCAGTGGGTCTACGCCCAACCGGTCGCCACCCTGAACCGGGAGTTGATCGCGCTGCGGACCGGCCGCACGGCACGCCGCGGGCCGCGTCCGGCACCGGCGCCACGCATCCGCGAGCCCCGTTACCTGGACGAACGTCCCGCCGAGGCCGACGACCGGGCCGTGCCCGGTCACTGGGAAGGCGACCTGGTCATCGGCAAGGGCGGCCGCAGCGCGGTGGCCACGCTGGTCGAGCGCACCAGCCGCTTCCTGCTCCTGGTCCCGCTGCGCGGACGCGACTCGCTCACCGTCACCGACGCGATCATCGCCGCCGTCGGAGACCTCCCGACCTCCATCAAACGCTCCCTGACCTGGGACTGCGGCTCCGAGATGGCCCTGCACAAACAGGTGACCGCCACCGGGCTGCCAGTCTTCTTCGCCCACCCGCACTCACCGTGGGAACGCGGCAGCAACGAGAACCTCAACCGCATCGTCCGCGAGTTCCTGCCCAAGGGCGTCGACATCCCCTCCGACCCACGCTACCTCGCCGCCATCGCCGCCGAGATCAACGACCGACCCCGTAAGATCCACGACTGGAGAAAACCCAGCGAGGTATTCACCGAACTCCTCGAAGCAGATGCTCCCACCGACTGAACTCGCCGAGTCGTGCACCTGTAGCCTCTCATGGCATAAGTGGCGAAGTGCAGTACACCGCTGACCGGGTAAGATTTCTCCGCCGAAAGTTCGGCTGGCGAGTGTGGGCGACCATCGTGATCGGAAGCGCACTCACGATCTTTTTTCTAGGCATTGTGCCGGTAATGGCTCTTTATTCACGGTATGACATGGCTACAAGAATGGGGGTTGTGCAGGCATCGACCTCGTGGTGGGCGGCGATACTTGCCCTGGTGGCATCGGTTATTGCTTTGATGGCATATCGCAATAGCGTTCAGCGACCGAATCTTAGATTGCGCGCACGAAATAGTCTCAACGTAGTGAATTTCACTTTGACCAATGCTGGAAGCGCGGGTGCCTTGAGGCCGGCAATGCGCGTACGTATCGGAAATGAAGGCCTTATTCGCGACGCTGTGAGCGCTGAGTCGGGGTGGCAGTACGAGGACTTTATGCAAGACGGGTACTATGCGACTCTTGCCTGGTACGGGGAAAGTGTCACGGTGCATCCAGGTTTCGAGTTTCATCTGCCGCCAATAGTGTTTGACTCGGTGATGCTTGAACCGCCTCGACAGTGGCCCGTGTCTGTCATTTGGGCATGTGAAGGTGAGTCACTCAAAGAGCAAGAATTTAAGTTCGATATTCCTTCGGCGCGATGATGTGCCTAGCTCGGAATGGGACGGGGGTAGCTCGCGGTACACCTTCGGTCTAATCTATCACCTTCCTGAGGGGGAAGGTTTTACCAATTAGCCCTGAGAGTGTCGCGAGTTCGCCCGGACTTGGGAGTCCTTTCTGGGCTGAATGTTTCGATGCCTAGATCGCTGCGAGCCGCTCGCAGAAAGCGCGTGATTCCTTCTTCCCACTCCGAAATGAGGAGTTTGATTTGCTTATCGTCCATACAGTCGCTCGCCGACTTTTTCCCCAACTCTTCGATCCGGTCCGCTGCTCTGTTCAGAATGTCCGCTAGTTCCCCCAGCCATTCTGCTGTTACATCGTCCGCAAAGAGGCGCATCTGTGCGACTGGCACGGCCTCAATCTCGCGCGCAAGTGTTCTCATCTCGTGCGGGCGGATCAGAGGTGGTACTTTCTGTAGTACCTTCATGCACTCAAGGTACGCATCTTTTCGTAGGTCGATTATTTTCATGTTGCGCGCATGCCGCGCTGCGGTATGCGGATTGATCAGCGCTCCTGCAAGCGTGCCAATCACGCCGACCGAAGCACCGATTAGAGCGGCGGTGGGAGCGTCCATGTGTGGAGTCTTCCAGTACGTAGACCAGAAGCGAGATAGCACCTCACCTCCGGAAGGTAGTGTCGCGGTCCAGCGGAACAGGCAGGACAGCTGTCGCGCGAGCTGTCTCAGACTTGGCGGAGGGAACCGGGCGAGCTAGGCCAGGGAGGTAGGCACCCGCCGGTGGGCCGGTTCGGGACGGTCGCCGCACCACCGGACGATCTTCCCTGGTGGTGGTCGCCGCTGGCCAGGCCGGGGAAGTTGGCCAGGGAGGCGGTCAGGGGAAAATCCCTGGCCCCCGGCGGGGTCCCTGCCTGGTTCCCTGCGGCTTCGCTGCCGTCACGGCGAGGTGGTCTAGGGGCTAGGGGGCAGTTCAGGGTGCCTGTGAGTGCCTAGGCGGGCCTCTAGATCTAGAGGGAGCCGGGGTCTAGGGCTAGAGACGCTAGCGGCCCGGCCAGCGGCGGTCGGAGAGCCTAGACGATGGCCCTGGAACTAGGGGCTCCGGTGCTAGCCGGCCGTGGCCGTGGACACGCCACAAGCGGCTGGACCACTCTCATGCCCAGCGGCGTCGAGTCCCGGGCGAACACCGGCGGTCTACCTCGCCAGCGTGGACCAGTTGCTTGTGTCCCTCGCAAGACCGCGCGCAAGCGGCCAGCCGCCTCCATCAGGCAGGGGAGGAAGACGCCGGGGGAGTACGACCCCGCTTTCGGAGGGTTCCGGTCGACCACAGCCGTGAACGGTTGATCTTCCCCAGCGTGGATCGTTCCAGGTGGTCCCGGGGAAGTAGGTCGGGGGAGGACGCGGGGGAATTCCCCCGGCTTCCGTTGCTCCCCGACTACTTCCCTCGCTGCTTCCCCACGTGCCAGGGCTCCCCGCCCGTTTCGCGTGCCGGTGGTCTGCTTCTCCCGCCGTCGTCCGGCGCGTTGCGGCACCTACTACAGCCCTTCTCCCCTTCTCAGGATCGAAAAACAAACCCGCAAACCCGCAACACGAGATGGGCACAGCTTCTGACCTGGGCAGACAGGGCGCGGGTCTGGGTGCGGGTTTGGCCGATCCGGCGGGTTTGAAACCCGCACCCAAACCCGCCACACCACGGCGCTCACCCGACAAGCCCCCCACTACCCCCGCGCGGGCTAGTAGGGCCGTCCTTCGACCTCCTCCCGCACCGGCACGGCCCGGTGCGGGTTTGCGGATGTGGCACCGGGTTTGACGCGGGTTTGCCCCGCACCCCAAAACCGCACCCGTCACCACAGGTCACAGCCCTTCACCGGCCCGATCGGCGGGTTTGCGGGTTCGACCCGCCCGGAGCCCAGGGCCGACCGACCCCGGTCGATGATCAGCTGGCTGGCCAGCAGGTGTAGCCGGAGAGGGTGCTGCCCTCTGCGTAGCCCTCATTGCAGGTGTACGTCCGGCGAGAATCCTTGACGTTGAACCGCTCCTCGATATCGCCTTGCGGCAGAGAGCGACAGTTGTGCGCCTCCAGATCGCCGCCGCCGCCGCCGTAGTAGATCTGTCCGCAGTTGTACGTCGGATACATCAGCCTGGGCGCGGGTTCGGCCTGGGCGGGCAGCACCGCCAACGACACGGTCACCGCACCGGCGGCGAGCAACGCGGCGGCAAGCCTGCGGGTCACATCTCGCATGATCACCCCCTGTCCGTGACACCGGCCCCGCAACACGCGGGGCACGGCAACCGGGACACCCCGTCCCGGTCCCTCGACCTCACCACCGACGCGCCACCTCCACCGGCCGATAGCGGCGAGATCCATCCACGCGGGTGGACCCACCACCACCGTCGGGTGACCGGCCGTTCACGGCACGGAAATCGGCATCGTCCGCAGTGCCCGCAACGGCCCGGTTTCACGAGAAGTGACAGCGTGGTCCCGGACCGGAAACACCAGGGCGGGACGAGGGACGCGCCGGGAGCTGTCCCACCTGTCCCCACCTGTCTTGCCATGGTCACTGGGCAGCACGAACGGGCGGGACACCGGAGCGCCGGCCTGTCCCGCCCGCGCACCGGCAGTGCTCCGGCCCGGGAAACGGGGACGCACGGCGGGACAGGGACGCACACATCCGCCCACGGGCCGATCCAAGGCGGACCCGGGAACAAGGTCTCAAACCGGGTCTCAGCCCGTCCCCGTTCGGTCACGTCCGAACCGTTGCAGCAATCGCACTGACCAGCGCAAACGGACCCTGGCGCACCCCGGCGAACGGTTGTCCCGGGAACTACGGATCAGAAGGTTGCAGGTTCGAATCCTGCCGAGCGCGCCAGCTCAGGGCCCCTGTGGAGAAGTTTCCACAGGGGCCCTGACCGCATTCGTGACCGCAGTTCACTCTTCGGCGGCCTCATCGAACGTGATTGCGCCAGTTCCGCCCGACTTCGGCTCACAGCGGTCGGGATAAGCAGGCCGGGCTTTTTCGTAGGCCGTCCTCCACCGGTGGACCTTTGCGGCGGGCACTGTGTGCGTTGTTGCTGCGTGGGCTTCGCGACGGGAGATTGCAGGCCGGCTCGGGGAGGGCCGGGGGGTCCCGGAGACTCAGGGGAGCTATCCCAGTTGGTCGCGGCGGCGGGTGAGGTAGGCGGTTTCGGCGGTGTTGCCGGCCAGTGTGATGGCTTTGTCGTATGCCGCGCGTGACTCCTGGCTTCGGCCCAGTCGGCGCAGCAGGTCGGCGCGGGTGGCGTGGTAGGCGTGGTAGGCGGCCAGGTCGGGTTCCAGGCGGTCGACGGTTGCCAGGGCCACCTCCGGTCCGTCGAGTTCCGCGACGGCGATCGCCCGGTTGAGGGCGACGATCGGTGACGGGTCGAGGCGGACCAGCTGGTTGTAGAGGGCGACGACCTGGGACCAGTCGGTGTCGCGGATGTCGCGGGCGGAGGTGTGCACGGCGTTGATCGCGGCGAGGATCTGGTAGCGGCCCGGCGCGACCCCCGCGGCCAGGCATTCGCGGACCAGGCGGTGGCCCTCGGCCACCAGGGCCTGGTCCCAGGACCCGCGGTCCTGCTCGTCCAGGGCGACCAGTTCGCCGTCGGCCGAGAGCCGGGCGGTGCGGCGGGCCTCGATGAGCAGCATCAGGGCCAGCAGCCCGGCCACCTCGCCGTCGGCCGGCAGCAGGGCGCGGACCAGGCGGGTGAGCCGGATCGCCTCGGCGGTCAGCTCGTGGCGCACCGGGTCGGTGTCGGGGCCGGTCGCCAGGTAGCCCTCGTTGAACACCAGGAACAGGACGGCGAGCACGCCGGAGACGCGGGCGGCGAGGTCTTCGGCGGCCGGTACCCGGTACGGGATGCGGGCCGCTTTGATCTTGGCCTTGGCGCGGGTGATCCGCTGCCCCATCGCGCTCTCGGCCACCAGGAAGGCGCGGGCGATCTCGGGCACGGTCAGCCCGCCGAGCAGGCGCAGCGTCAGCGCCACGCGGGTCTCCACGGCCAGCGCCGGGTGGCAGCAGGTGAAGATCAGCCGGAGCCGGTCGTCGTCGATGGCGCCGAGCGGCTCGGGTGGGGTGTCGTCGTGCAGCATCCGGGCCTCCTCGTGCTTGTCGTCGCGCTTGTGCTCGCGCCGGATCCGGTCGATGGCCTTGCGGTTGGCGGTGGTGGTCAGCCAGCCGCCGGGGTTGGCCGGCACGCCGTCGGCCGGCCACCGCTCGACGGCGGTCGCGAACGCCTCGGCGGCGGCCTCCTCGGCGATGTCGAGGTCGCCGAAGCGCCTGGCCAGCACGGCGACGACCCGCGCCCACTCCTCGTGGTGGGCGCGGGTGACCGCTTCCTCGACGTTTACCGGAACGGCCGGACCTCGATCTTGCGGTCGCAGACCTTGGACGCCTCGGTGGCGAGCTTGAGCGCCACGTCCAGATCCGGGGCCTCCCACACCCAGACGCCGGCGAGGTACTCCTTCGACTCCACGAACGGCCCGTCGCTGAACACCGCCCGCTCGCCCCGGTTGTCGACCACCGTGGCCGCGTCGGTGTCGGCGAGCCCGCCCGCGAACACCCAGTAGCCCTCGGCGATCAACCGTTCGTTGAACGCGCTGATGGCGGGCTGCCGGTCCGTGCTGCCGGGGTTGTCCTTGTCGTCTATCACGGAAACCAGGTACTGCATCGGAAGATCCTCTCCTGTGCTGCCGGGGCACCGGGTGCCGGTCGGGGACTTCAGGCCGTCGCGTAGTGCGGGCGTCCGGCCGGCCGGTGGACCTGGATCATCACGCCCTTCGTGTCGACCCGCGCCTCGACCAGGTCGAGCGCGAGGTCCGGGCCGGTCTCGGGGAACAGCCGCGCGCCCTGGCCGATGACCACCGGGACCACGATCAGGGTCATCTCGTCGACCAGGTCGTTCGCCAGCAGCCACCGGACCAGGCTGCCACTGCCGTGCACCTGGAGCTCGCCGCCGGGCTTGGCCTTGAGGTCCGCGATGGCGGTCGCGAGGTCGTCGGACAGGACGGTGGTGCCCGACCAGGCCGGATCGGCGAGCGTGGTCGACGCCACGTACTTGGGCCGCGTGTTCAACGCCCGCAGGATGGGCTCCCAGCCCGGGACGTCCTCGACCGCCCAGGTCCCCCACGAACCGGCGAACAGCTCGAAGGTCCGCCGGCCGAACAGGAACGCCTCCGCGTTGTCGTAGGTCTGCGCGATGAACGCCCTGGTGTCGTCGTCAGCCGCTCCCAGAACCCACCCGCCGCGCACGAACCCGCCCCGGCGGTCCTCCTCCGTCGTGCCGCCGTTGCCCTGCATCACGCCGTCGAGGGTCACCTGGGTCATGGTCGTCAGCTTCATCGCGGTTCCTCCACCTCGGCACCGCCCCTCGTGGGCGGCCTCACCCCTCCTACGAACGCCGCCGCCCCGATCCGACAGACTTCTTCGAAGAACTTTCGGCGCGTGTCCCGGTCAGTAGCGCGCGCGGGTGCACGACGACGCCCCGGCGCGACGGCGGCCACCCCGGCGCGACGGCCGCCGCTCCCGTCCCGAGGTCGTCTGCGGCGTCCAGCCGCGCAGGCCCGAGCCGCCGAGGTGACGTTGTGGTCGAGCGGCCCGGGGTTCCTGTTCGGCGACCAGGTCCACGAGCACCAGGCGGGCCAGTACCTCGGTCACGGCGGACCTGCCGGTCACCGGGCACTACCTGGGCACGCCGCCGCTGGGCTGGGCCTGGTGCTGCGGCCGGCGGCCATCGCGGAGCCGGTGGTGGCCGCGCCGTCGCCGCGGACCAGGGTGCTGACCGGGCCGCCCGCGATGGCCACCGGCGAGGCCGACGTCGACCTGTCCGGCGCGCCGCCCGGCCAGGACGCCGCCAGCCTGCGCGCCGACGCACTGCCGCACCTGCCCCGAGTTCTCGTTTTCGGGGTGGTGCCGGCGCTACCCCGTCGGGGTGTTGGCTGGATTCTCGTTGTCCCCGTTGGGTTTCTAGGGTCGAGAGGAGCGAGCGCCCGGCCGCGGGCCCGGGAAGGGACCGGGTTCCGGGGCGGGCACAAGGGGAGTGCGATGAAGACGAGTGTGCGACGGGTCGGGGCCGCGGCCCTCACGTTGGCGTTGCTGACCGGGATCGCCGGGCAGGCGGGGGCGTCGGAGGAGGACCCCTCCGCGCAGACCTCGCGGCACCGCACCGAGTTGCGCCAGGCCATGGACGACGTCGTGGCGGCCGGCGGGGCCGGCGTGGTGGTGCGGGTCCACGACCGGCGCGGGGACTGGGCCGGGAGTGCCGGGGTGGCCGAGCTGGGCAAGCCGGGCAAGCCCGGCGCGGACTGGAGCTTCCGGGCCGGGAGCATCACGAAGGTGTTCGTCGCCACGGTGGTGCTGCAACTCGTGGACGAGGGCAGGGTCGAGCTGGACGAGTCCGCCGCCCACTACCTGCCCGGCTACGGGCTCGACCGCCGGATCACCGTCCGCATGCTGCTCCAGCACACCAGCGGCCTCTACAACTACACCGGCGACGCCAAGGCCGACGGCACGCCGGACCCGGGAATCCCGATCTGGGGCCAGGACTACGTCGACAACATGTTCCGCACCTACCGGGCGGAGGACCTGGTCCGGTCCGCGCTGGCCAAGCCCGCGCGGTTCGAGCCCGGCGCCCGGCACTCGTACTCCAACACCAACTACGCGCTGGCGGGCCTGCTGATCGAGAAGGTCTCCCGGACCGACTACGCCACCCAGGTCGAGCGCCGCATCCTCAAGCCGCTCCGGCTGCGCGGCACCAGCCTGCCGGGCACCAGGACCGGGATCCCCGGCCCCAACGCCCACAGCTACATCGCCTACCGGCACGAGGGCCGGCTCAAGGTGGTGGACGGCACCACGATGAACCCGTCGTGGGCCGGTGCCGCCGGCGAGATCATCTCCAGCACCGAGGACCTCGACACGTTCATCGACTCGCTCGTCGGGGGCCGGCTGCTGTCGTCCCGCTCGCTGGCCGAGATGCGCAGGACGGTGCCGACGGCCGGCGTCGACCGCGTCGGGCTCGGGCTGTTCGAGTACCGGTTCACGCCGGACTGCGCGGCGATCGGTCACACCGGCGGCACCCAGAGCGTGACGTCCTACCTGTTCACCACGCCCGATCGCACCAAGCGGGTCGAGTTCTCGATCACCCACGGCGTGCTGGACGGCGGGGATCCCGCGTCCCGCGAGAAGTTCGACGCGGCGCACCGGAAGCTCGCGACCGTCGCCCTGTGCGGCACCGCCGGGTAGCGTCCCGTCCGGGAGATACCCGTTGTGGGCCTTGACATCCCGTGCGTTGATCGGCGGTTCGGCAGCGTTGTTCGGCTGACTGGAGCAACGTCGCCGCCCGCACGGGCGGAGTTCGCCGCCCGGTGGATCTTCTTCGGCTAATGCGAGTGTGCTGCCGCGCCGGAATCCCTAGAGTCGACCATGGTTCGCGCGAACCTCTCGTAGTTCCAGTACCTGCATGAGGGGAACCAGGCATGGGAGAGTTCGGCGCGCCCTGGAGACGGTTGGCCGGCGTGGGTATCGCCACGGCCGCGGTCGTGGCGTTGAGCGTGGTGCCGGCTTCG is a window of Saccharothrix espanaensis DSM 44229 DNA encoding:
- a CDS encoding YciI family protein, giving the protein MQYLVSVIDDKDNPGSTDRQPAISAFNERLIAEGYWVFAGGLADTDAATVVDNRGERAVFSDGPFVESKEYLAGVWVWEAPDLDVALKLATEASKVCDRKIEVRPFR
- a CDS encoding serine hydrolase domain-containing protein; this translates as MKTSVRRVGAAALTLALLTGIAGQAGASEEDPSAQTSRHRTELRQAMDDVVAAGGAGVVVRVHDRRGDWAGSAGVAELGKPGKPGADWSFRAGSITKVFVATVVLQLVDEGRVELDESAAHYLPGYGLDRRITVRMLLQHTSGLYNYTGDAKADGTPDPGIPIWGQDYVDNMFRTYRAEDLVRSALAKPARFEPGARHSYSNTNYALAGLLIEKVSRTDYATQVERRILKPLRLRGTSLPGTRTGIPGPNAHSYIAYRHEGRLKVVDGTTMNPSWAGAAGEIISSTEDLDTFIDSLVGGRLLSSRSLAEMRRTVPTAGVDRVGLGLFEYRFTPDCAAIGHTGGTQSVTSYLFTTPDRTKRVEFSITHGVLDGGDPASREKFDAAHRKLATVALCGTAG
- a CDS encoding RNA polymerase sigma factor — translated: MLARRFGDLDIAEEAAAEAFATAVERWPADGVPANPGGWLTTTANRKAIDRIRREHKRDDKHEEARMLHDDTPPEPLGAIDDDRLRLIFTCCHPALAVETRVALTLRLLGGLTVPEIARAFLVAESAMGQRITRAKAKIKAARIPYRVPAAEDLAARVSGVLAVLFLVFNEGYLATGPDTDPVRHELTAEAIRLTRLVRALLPADGEVAGLLALMLLIEARRTARLSADGELVALDEQDRGSWDQALVAEGHRLVRECLAAGVAPGRYQILAAINAVHTSARDIRDTDWSQVVALYNQLVRLDPSPIVALNRAIAVAELDGPEVALATVDRLEPDLAAYHAYHATRADLLRRLGRSQESRAAYDKAITLAGNTAETAYLTRRRDQLG
- a CDS encoding dihydrofolate reductase family protein — protein: MKLTTMTQVTLDGVMQGNGGTTEEDRRGGFVRGGWVLGAADDDTRAFIAQTYDNAEAFLFGRRTFELFAGSWGTWAVEDVPGWEPILRALNTRPKYVASTTLADPAWSGTTVLSDDLATAIADLKAKPGGELQVHGSGSLVRWLLANDLVDEMTLIVVPVVIGQGARLFPETGPDLALDLVEARVDTKGVMIQVHRPAGRPHYATA
- a CDS encoding tyrosine-type recombinase/integrase — its product is MTEVKSRAGRRVVNVPESLLDWLRTHDEEQDDDRIAAGDLWQAGGWMFTQPTGKPLDPRADHDEWKSLLEAANVRDARLHDARHTAATMLLVLNVPLRAIADVMGWSPGSASQMAGRYIHVPDAIRRGIADQVGRLLWAAEEEDSSDLTAEHRVAIRHLAEMLPPRWRERLAEVFPDDAEGGAAGVVVPA
- a CDS encoding IS30 family transposase, translated to MLTLADREEISRGLAESLEYKEIAVRIGRDASVVSRDVARHGGRDGYRAVMADRAAETARSRPKSLAVDRDPVLRMRVAGLLRAGWSPASIAGRLARGEDGEDAVRVSHEAVYQWVYAQPVATLNRELIALRTGRTARRGPRPAPAPRIREPRYLDERPAEADDRAVPGHWEGDLVIGKGGRSAVATLVERTSRFLLLVPLRGRDSLTVTDAIIAAVGDLPTSIKRSLTWDCGSEMALHKQVTATGLPVFFAHPHSPWERGSNENLNRIVREFLPKGVDIPSDPRYLAAIAAEINDRPRKIHDWRKPSEVFTELLEADAPTD